One region of Catenulispora sp. EB89 genomic DNA includes:
- a CDS encoding M3 family metallopeptidase: MARELPDYANVTPDELAAACRAAIEECEARIGALVAVPGGERTFANTVLAVEEARAVVRGARAAWGVLAEVSPDKGLREAALEWGERLDKHAVGIGLDERVFRAVCEFTGSDGGRGGGGGTGAQAAALSVVDARLLRDVQRDYRRSGIGLPAAERERLRGLFDELVELGSGYLATLAGWRDGIVVGRDELAGLSEPYVEGLERVGDGYRVSLDNPEFWPFMCEARSAERRRELLEKDLCKGGAENVARLERALAVRSEIAGMLGYSCWAAYVLETRMAKTPETVAAFLDDLRARIAPKAAADLAEMADASAEAGGSREMTQWEQPYAISRLKQTRHAFDDSEVAEYLPLDACLAGLFATTGAVLGIRFEEVTDASVWHPEVRTFDVREAAGGAPFARFHLDLFPRPEKYKHAMALALRPGRRSADGSWQQPVAVLLANVTRPSADTPSLLRHGELVTLFHEFGHVLHEVLARAEHPRYSGAETEIDFVEAPSQMLEHWCWEPSVVGSFARHHQTGEPMPAHLLAGLAAAKTAASGVLTMEQLAFATLDATYHSAEYSHHDGASTATYAEVYAQHGQPYVEGTHLQSGITHLFGYDAAYYSYLWSKVLGDDMYTRFQQVGPLDPTTGAHYRRTVLERGGTVDGEAMVREFLGREPSIDAFLRDIGL, encoded by the coding sequence ATGGCCCGTGAGCTTCCTGACTATGCGAACGTCACGCCCGATGAGCTGGCGGCGGCTTGTCGTGCGGCGATCGAGGAGTGCGAGGCCCGGATCGGCGCGCTGGTCGCGGTGCCGGGCGGGGAACGCACGTTCGCGAACACGGTGTTGGCGGTGGAGGAGGCCCGGGCGGTGGTGAGGGGGGCGCGGGCGGCGTGGGGGGTGCTGGCGGAGGTGTCGCCTGACAAGGGGTTGCGGGAGGCTGCGTTGGAGTGGGGTGAGCGGCTGGACAAGCACGCGGTCGGCATCGGGCTCGATGAGCGGGTGTTCCGTGCGGTGTGCGAGTTCACGGGTAGTGACGGTGGTCGTGGCGGTGGCGGCGGTACTGGAGCGCAGGCTGCGGCGTTGAGCGTGGTGGACGCGCGGCTACTCCGCGACGTGCAGCGCGACTACCGGCGGAGCGGGATCGGGTTGCCGGCTGCGGAGCGTGAGCGGTTGCGGGGGCTCTTCGACGAGTTGGTCGAGCTCGGGTCGGGGTACTTGGCGACGTTGGCGGGGTGGCGCGACGGCATCGTCGTGGGGCGCGATGAGCTCGCGGGGCTGTCGGAGCCGTACGTCGAGGGGCTGGAGCGGGTCGGGGACGGTTACCGGGTGTCGCTGGACAATCCCGAGTTCTGGCCCTTCATGTGCGAGGCGCGGTCGGCCGAGCGGCGGCGGGAGCTGTTGGAGAAGGACCTGTGCAAGGGCGGTGCGGAGAACGTCGCTCGGCTTGAGCGTGCCCTCGCGGTGCGCAGCGAGATCGCCGGGATGCTTGGCTACTCCTGTTGGGCCGCGTATGTCCTTGAGACGCGGATGGCCAAGACGCCTGAGACGGTCGCAGCGTTCTTAGACGATCTGCGTGCCCGGATCGCGCCGAAGGCCGCCGCCGACCTGGCCGAGATGGCCGATGCCAGTGCGGAGGCCGGCGGTTCGCGGGAGATGACGCAGTGGGAGCAGCCCTACGCGATCAGTCGGCTCAAGCAGACGCGCCATGCGTTCGACGACTCGGAAGTCGCGGAGTACCTGCCGCTCGATGCGTGCTTGGCGGGGTTGTTCGCGACGACCGGTGCGGTGCTGGGCATTCGGTTCGAGGAGGTGACTGACGCCTCGGTGTGGCATCCGGAGGTGCGCACGTTTGACGTGCGCGAAGCGGCGGGCGGCGCGCCGTTCGCACGCTTCCACCTCGACCTCTTCCCCCGGCCGGAGAAGTACAAGCACGCGATGGCGCTCGCCCTGCGGCCGGGGCGGCGGTCGGCGGACGGCTCGTGGCAGCAGCCTGTCGCGGTGCTGCTGGCCAACGTCACCCGTCCGAGTGCCGACACGCCTTCGCTCCTGCGGCACGGTGAGCTCGTCACGCTCTTCCACGAGTTCGGGCACGTACTCCACGAAGTCCTCGCCCGCGCCGAACACCCGCGGTACTCCGGCGCCGAGACGGAGATCGACTTCGTGGAGGCGCCCTCGCAGATGCTGGAGCACTGGTGTTGGGAACCGAGCGTCGTGGGCAGCTTCGCCCGCCACCACCAAACCGGCGAGCCGATGCCGGCGCACCTGCTGGCGGGCCTGGCCGCCGCCAAGACCGCCGCATCTGGCGTGCTGACGATGGAGCAGCTGGCCTTCGCGACGCTCGACGCGACGTACCACTCCGCCGAGTACAGCCACCACGACGGCGCGAGCACCGCGACGTATGCGGAGGTGTACGCGCAGCACGGCCAGCCGTACGTCGAGGGCACCCACCTGCAGTCGGGCATCACGCACCTGTTCGGCTACGACGCCGCGTACTACAGCTACCTCTGGTCAAAAGTCCTCGGCGACGACATGTACACCCGCTTCCAGCAAGTCGGCCCCCTCGACCCGACGACCGGCGCGCACTACCGCCGCACTGTTTTGGAGCGCGGCGGCACTGTCGACGGGGAGGCGATGGTTCGCGAGTTCCTTGGGCGGGAGCCGTCGATCGATGCTTTCTTGCGCGACATCGGACTGTGA
- a CDS encoding MOSC domain-containing protein has protein sequence MATLISVNVGMPKDVAWHGSTLHTGVWKRSVAGPVAARRLNLDGDGQGDLAGHGGEQRAVLVYQLDSYRHWQRHLKRDDFAHGQFGENFTVEGLPDDEVCVGDRYGIGEAVFEVTQPRVTCYRVGLRLGEPQMAALLVSHHRPGFYMRVLTEGRVQAGDDIVKLASGPEAMTVAEIDALLYLPGHAKESLERALRIPALSPGWQGSFQAMLADADSGSDSSSGGGSGSGSGIPTGNSGLTTPSPPPAWPGFAPQQIIDIEPETPGIFSLTLAALDRKPLPPALPGQYIAIRLQPDQHDPPVIRNYSLSGQPGAETYRISVKQEPHGAASTYLHQRVKVGDVLDVAAPRGTFLLKDADTPVLLLSAGVGATPVLAMLKALAARRSPRTVWWLHAARDGAHHPFADEVRALLGQLPAGRSFVAYSAPRPTDRLGVDYVFAGRFGPERISELKPPQDADAYLCGPDAFMKDMTTALLACGLSAARIHTEIFGATSAVTPGVATGPTRAPHQPSRIPDAGPGPGSESGPGPTPRPTVSFARSGLTVPWHPGYGTLLDLAEACDVPVRWSCRTGVCHTCETALVTGRVDYAPEPLEPPARGSVLICCSTPPDDVVLDM, from the coding sequence GTGGCCACACTGATCTCGGTGAACGTCGGCATGCCCAAGGACGTCGCCTGGCACGGCAGCACTCTCCACACCGGCGTCTGGAAGCGGTCCGTCGCCGGGCCGGTGGCCGCGCGGCGCCTCAACCTGGACGGCGACGGTCAGGGCGACCTCGCCGGGCACGGTGGCGAGCAGCGTGCCGTCCTGGTCTACCAACTGGACTCCTACCGTCACTGGCAGCGGCACCTCAAGCGCGACGACTTCGCCCACGGGCAGTTCGGTGAGAACTTCACCGTGGAGGGCCTGCCCGACGACGAGGTCTGCGTCGGGGACCGCTACGGGATCGGCGAGGCGGTGTTCGAGGTCACGCAGCCCCGAGTCACGTGCTACCGCGTCGGGCTGCGGCTCGGAGAACCGCAGATGGCCGCGCTGCTCGTGTCTCACCACCGCCCCGGCTTCTATATGCGGGTGCTGACAGAGGGGCGGGTGCAGGCCGGCGACGACATCGTGAAGCTCGCCTCGGGCCCGGAGGCGATGACCGTCGCAGAGATCGACGCGCTGCTCTACCTGCCCGGTCACGCCAAGGAGAGCCTGGAGCGTGCGCTGCGCATCCCCGCGCTGAGCCCGGGGTGGCAGGGCAGCTTCCAGGCCATGCTCGCCGACGCCGACAGCGGCTCCGACAGCAGCTCCGGCGGCGGCTCGGGCAGCGGCTCGGGAATCCCAACCGGTAACAGCGGTCTGACAACCCCCTCCCCACCACCAGCCTGGCCAGGATTCGCACCCCAACAAATCATCGACATCGAACCGGAGACCCCGGGCATCTTCTCCCTCACCCTCGCCGCGCTCGATCGCAAACCGCTGCCGCCCGCCCTACCAGGCCAGTACATAGCGATCCGCCTGCAACCGGACCAGCACGATCCGCCGGTCATCCGCAACTACTCGCTGTCCGGGCAGCCAGGCGCCGAGACATACCGCATCAGCGTCAAACAGGAACCGCACGGCGCCGCCAGCACATATCTGCATCAGCGAGTGAAAGTCGGCGACGTCCTCGACGTCGCCGCACCTCGCGGCACGTTCCTGTTGAAGGACGCTGACACGCCGGTCCTCCTGCTGTCCGCCGGCGTCGGCGCCACCCCGGTCCTGGCGATGCTCAAGGCCCTGGCCGCACGGCGCTCGCCGCGGACCGTTTGGTGGCTGCACGCGGCACGGGACGGCGCGCACCATCCGTTCGCCGATGAGGTCCGCGCCCTGCTCGGCCAGCTGCCCGCCGGCCGGTCGTTCGTCGCCTACAGCGCTCCGCGCCCCACCGATCGCCTCGGCGTCGACTACGTCTTCGCCGGCCGATTCGGTCCGGAACGGATCAGCGAACTGAAGCCGCCTCAGGATGCTGATGCATACCTCTGCGGCCCGGACGCCTTCATGAAAGACATGACCACCGCGCTGCTAGCCTGCGGCCTGTCAGCCGCGCGGATCCACACCGAGATCTTCGGCGCCACATCCGCCGTCACCCCCGGCGTGGCGACCGGACCGACTCGGGCGCCGCACCAGCCGTCCCGGATCCCCGACGCGGGGCCGGGACCGGGATCAGAGTCGGGACCGGGGCCCACCCCAAGACCGACCGTATCCTTCGCACGCAGCGGCCTGACAGTCCCCTGGCACCCCGGCTACGGCACCCTCCTCGACCTCGCAGAAGCCTGCGACGTCCCGGTCCGCTGGTCCTGCCGCACCGGCGTCTGCCACACCTGCGAGACGGCGCTCGTCACGGGCCGCGTCGACTACGCGCCCGAACCTCTGGAGCCGCCGGCCCGGGGGAGCGTGCTCATCTGCTGCTCGACGCCCCCCGACGACGTCGTTCTCGACATGTGA